The uncultured Paludibaculum sp. sequence CAGGAGAACGCGGCGGAGATTCGCTGGCCCGGCAGGCGATCATCAAGTTGTTCGATGATACGCGAAAGCGGTTGGTCGAAACCGGGACACGCAATCGCCTTGTTCATGTCAATCGCGCCAACACGCGCGGCAACGTCCTGAATATCGTCAATGAGCGATCAGACGATGTTTACGCCTTGCTGCTTGGCGGCACGACCATGCGGTTCGCGGCGTTGGGGCAAGATAAGAGTGAGGATCGTGAACAAGTGGTTCTCGCCGACGATGGCGAGCATGGTTTCGATGAAGAACGTTATACCGACCATCAGCTCGACACCCGACTTGGCCCGAATGCGCTTCAGAAGAAGCTTCTGAAGATCGCGCGGGAGGCTCAGACGGCGGAAGAAGAGTCCGGCGTCAATCTGCTTTACCTCGCGCTGGGATTTCTCACTTGGTATGAGGATAAATCCTCCACACTGCCGCGCGAGGCCCCGCTTGTTCTGATTCCCGTCAAACTGTGCCGCAATGCCCGCACTTCAACTTACGACATCCGTGCCCGCGATGAAGATGTGCTAACCAATCTGCCGCTTCAGCAAAGGCTAAAAGACGACTTCGGAATCGATCTGCCCGAACTAGAGGTCAACGAGGGTTGGAAACCCTCAGACTATTTTGAACGAGTCGAGACCATGATCGCCGCACGTGACCGTTGGAAAATCACCCCGGACGCCATCCAGCTTGGTTTTTTCAGTTTCAGCAAATTGCTGATGTATCGCGATCTGAACATCGGTGCTTGGGAGGGTGACGCGCTAGCCGGTCATGCGCTGACAAGAGGATTGCTCTACGAACGTTTCGATGCCGAAGAGCCGCTATTCAAGCCCACTGATCGGTTGGATGCGGTGCTACCGCCTGAAAAGCTCTTTCACGTGGTTGATGCCGACGCCTCACAAGCCAAGGTCATCGAGGAGGTCCGCGCCGGGCGTAATGTGGTGGTCCAAGGGCCGCCGGGAACGGGCAAATCGCAGACCATCACCAATATTGTCGCGGCTGCGGTTAGGGATGGCAAGCGGGTCCTGTTCCTTGCCGAAAAGATGGCTGCGCTATCGGTGGTGCATGAGCGGCTAGTTAAGGTGGGGCTGCGCGATGTCTGCCTCGAACTACATTCCAGGAGCGCGAACAAGAAATCCGTTCTCGGAGAACTGGCGCGTACTCTGTCGCAAGCCAGCGCCGTGCCTGGCGTGCCCGGAGAGTCAACTTCCCTTGCAGAAAGCCGCGACCGGCTAAATGATCTGGCGGCAGCATTGCACCGTCCCATCGGGAATACAGGTGAGACAGCCTACAGCGTGCTCGGTCGCCAATCCCTGTTCATAGGCGGTGGATGTCCACCTCCTAGCCTCAAGGCGGAATGCCTATCGTCCATCTCGCGAGAGGCTGAGGCCAGTCTACTGGCGGCCATTGACAGCTACGGCGCCATGTTGGGAGTCGGCGAGCAAGGCGAGTCGCATCCGTTCGAGGGTTCCCGCAATCTTGACCTTCAGCCGGTGGACTTGGCTCGGCTTGCCTCCATGCTGTCCCTCGCGCACGACAGCGTCAGCGCCCTCGCCGCCTCGATGCGCACTCCTTTCGTAGCACTCGGCATAGCCGGTCCGAACACCTTGAAGGCCGTTGCGCCCGTCGCCGATGCCCTAGAACGGCTAGAGAAATTGCCAGCCGACGGTTGCACCATTGCCCGCGCAGTTCTAGGCGCATCTGACATACCACGTCTTCGTGAAGCGTTGCAGGCGGGAGCCTCTTGGCGCAAAGCGCACGACGAAGCCACCGCAGTGTTCGTTGAGTCGGCATTTTCCTCGTCTACCGGCCATCTGCGCGGGCCACTGGTGGCAGGCACCCGTTCATTCTTCGCACGCTGGGGTGGTAGCTATCGCCGCGCATCACGTGAACTGGGCGGGTTGTTGCGTGAAGGCTTGCCTAAGACCGCTGCGGAACGGGTGGAACGGATTGATCGCCTCGCGGCGATAGCGACGCTGAAAGCGGGTTGGGAGAGCGATCAAGACTATTGCAGCCGTATTCTCGGCAGCGCCTGGCGCGGCGAGAAAAGCGCTTTTGCGAGATTGTTGGAGATCGCCGACTGGTGTGCTCGCTTGTCCGAAGCGTCGGTGAAGATGCCTTGGGGTAAGGCGATCGATCTCGCGAGCCAGCCAGGCGCGGCGGCGTCAATGCTGCGGACCCTACGGGAGACGGAGCCATCTGCCCGCAACGCTGTGCTGGCTGTCACGGAACTTGTCGATCTCGACCCCGCCGTTTTGGGCGAGAACGAGTTTGCAGCAGCAGATTTGGCAGCTATGGCGACGCGCTTTGAGCGGATGGCTGGAGCCACTGCTGTCCAAGATAGGACAGACCCGTCGCATCCAGTGTTGAATTCAAAGGGTTCCTGACCGGCAGCTGCTGGTTTCCTGAGGGGTGGTCTCCTTTCTACAAGGGTTGAGCCTGTCCAAGTCAGCACAGGGCGAGAGTCAATTGCTGCGGCGGCGGTGGCAGAGGTGGGGTTTCGAGCGGATCGTTCAGCCATTTCGTCAATTCGCGGTAGGTGAACAGGTTGAGCCGCAGCAACGAGGCCAGATTGGACAAGGACCAGTTGGCGCGGGAGAGGTGATGCAGCCACTTCAACAACAGCAGCGCGATCAGGGCTGTCCAAATCTGGATGCGGAGAGCGTTCTCGCTGGTGCCAACGAAGGTCTTCACTGTCAAATTTTGTTTGATCGCCTTGAAAAACAATTGTCGGGTAAGGGACTGGCGCGGTGCTCAGTTGCCCGGCCCGTTTCCAGCCCCTCCCCATAAGAACTGCTCGTGAGGTTTTCCCTCAAGCAGCTCACCCAGTGAATTTCGTCCAAAGGGTTATGAGTCCTGTTGACCGCCGGCCATTTTCACGTCGCCCCGCCCGACTCCGGGCAGCGGCTGGATCTTCCAGTCCCAATACAGCCCCAGTACGTCGTACAGGTATTCGTTACTCCATCGCCGCCAGCCCACACTCCGCTTTCGCCGCCGTTTCCGCCGCGTCAACAGTGTCCGGACCTTCATCTCGACGTAGTCGCGAACCTCGCTAAAGGCTCGACTGGAGTTACCCACTCTGAAGTAGTTCACCCATCCAGCCAGCGTGGCGTTGATCCGCTTCACCAGTGCTTGCGCTGGGGTTGCTCCCCCGCGCGCAATGATCTCGCGAACCCTCGCCTTCACTGCTTTGCGAGCTTTCTTCTTCGGAGTCATCAGGATGAAATGTCCCCCCCTGTCTTGCCTGCGTACCCGGCGCAGGTCGAAACCCAGGAACCCGAAGGCTTCCCCGTTCAGCGTATTCACCACCCTGGTCTTCTCCTGGTTCAGCTCCACACCCAGCGGTGCGATCTGTTCCCGGAGCCGTTGCAGGGCCCGTTCGGCCCAGCCCCGTTTGGTATGGTGCCCACTGACGGTGATCACAACATCGTCGGCGAACCGGTGATAGTTGACCGCCTCGTAGCCCCCTTCTGCCGTCTTGCGCCGAATCGTGTCGAAGAACCAGTCGACCTCGTTCAAATAGATGTTCCCCGCCAGCGGGCTGAACGGTCCCCCTTGCGGGACACCAATCTTGCCGCCGGCTTGGATCACCTGCTTCACAAGGTGCATGACTTGTGGGTCCTGGATCCGCTTGGCGATCTTGTCCAGAAGCACCGAATGCCGGATCGTGTCGAAATAGCGCGACAAATCAACATCGATGACCGTGGACATGCGCCGCATCACACTGCGCCTGACTTCCGCCAGCGCGCGATGTGGTGACCGCCTCGGTCGAAATCCGTAGGAGTTCGGGCAAAAATCCGCCTCGAAGACTGCTTCCAGGATCAGCTTCAGCGCCCCTTGCACCACACGGTCGCGGATACAGGGAATCTGCAGCATTCGGACTTTGCCGTTGCCCTTCGGGATCTCCACCCGGCGGTTCGGCATGGGTTTGTACCTGCCTGTGATGAGCTCTTCCCGCACCGCCGCCAGAAACGCGGCCTGCCCCGCGGACTCAATGTCCTGGAAGCTCTGGCCGTCGATGCCCGGGGCACCACCGTTCCCTTTGGCGATACGGTAAGCCTCTTCGAGGGTCTCGATCTTCGTGATGTGCACAAAGAGACCCCAGAAGCGATGCGTCGTTTCAGACTTCGCCTTTCGATAGATCCGCCGTCTCAGTTCCTGCAGACTGCTGGGTGCCTTTGTCATCTCACCCCTGCCTCTCCTTGACGGACGGAATACTCACCGGTCCGGGCCCTTCCCTCCGGGCGCGTTTTGCTGCACGCCCATCACCGGTACTACGACCCGATCCGCCACCCTGGCGCCTATGCCTGCATTTCCCACTCACGGTTATAGCCGGCATCTCCTCGACGAGATTTCTTCGCCGGGCACCGAGGGCTTCTCCAGTTTCCACATCGTCCTTCACACCATGTCGCCGCTGATACCCCGCCGGTGAGAGCCGCCGCATCGGACTCATTTCGGCCAGCCCTTTCTGCTTTCGCACGTTCTAGACCGTCTCAGCCACCGGAATTTCGTGTAACGAGGCTACGTCTGCGTTCACCTTACGTTGCAACCTGGTGCGTCGCGCACACTCCTTTCTGAGTATGTTGTCGGAGGGCTCCGCCGTCTTGCTTTCGCGCCACGGCGCCTCCCAAGCTACGAGGCCTGAGTCTTTTGGCCCCGGTCGGTCTTTCACCGACTGGACAATGTGTCCTTGTCTGGACACGCCCAGTTTCCAGCGGTCCTTGTAGATGGCGGCAATGGTCGTGGCGCCGAACTCCAGATGGTTGGTGAG is a genomic window containing:
- a CDS encoding DUF4011 domain-containing protein, with the protein product MANEVFGGIEARGGSVAEVTTGERGGDSLARQAIIKLFDDTRKRLVETGTRNRLVHVNRANTRGNVLNIVNERSDDVYALLLGGTTMRFAALGQDKSEDREQVVLADDGEHGFDEERYTDHQLDTRLGPNALQKKLLKIAREAQTAEEESGVNLLYLALGFLTWYEDKSSTLPREAPLVLIPVKLCRNARTSTYDIRARDEDVLTNLPLQQRLKDDFGIDLPELEVNEGWKPSDYFERVETMIAARDRWKITPDAIQLGFFSFSKLLMYRDLNIGAWEGDALAGHALTRGLLYERFDAEEPLFKPTDRLDAVLPPEKLFHVVDADASQAKVIEEVRAGRNVVVQGPPGTGKSQTITNIVAAAVRDGKRVLFLAEKMAALSVVHERLVKVGLRDVCLELHSRSANKKSVLGELARTLSQASAVPGVPGESTSLAESRDRLNDLAAALHRPIGNTGETAYSVLGRQSLFIGGGCPPPSLKAECLSSISREAEASLLAAIDSYGAMLGVGEQGESHPFEGSRNLDLQPVDLARLASMLSLAHDSVSALAASMRTPFVALGIAGPNTLKAVAPVADALERLEKLPADGCTIARAVLGASDIPRLREALQAGASWRKAHDEATAVFVESAFSSSTGHLRGPLVAGTRSFFARWGGSYRRASRELGGLLREGLPKTAAERVERIDRLAAIATLKAGWESDQDYCSRILGSAWRGEKSAFARLLEIADWCARLSEASVKMPWGKAIDLASQPGAAASMLRTLRETEPSARNAVLAVTELVDLDPAVLGENEFAAADLAAMATRFERMAGATAVQDRTDPSHPVLNSKGS
- the ltrA gene encoding group II intron reverse transcriptase/maturase; translated protein: MTKAPSSLQELRRRIYRKAKSETTHRFWGLFVHITKIETLEEAYRIAKGNGGAPGIDGQSFQDIESAGQAAFLAAVREELITGRYKPMPNRRVEIPKGNGKVRMLQIPCIRDRVVQGALKLILEAVFEADFCPNSYGFRPRRSPHRALAEVRRSVMRRMSTVIDVDLSRYFDTIRHSVLLDKIAKRIQDPQVMHLVKQVIQAGGKIGVPQGGPFSPLAGNIYLNEVDWFFDTIRRKTAEGGYEAVNYHRFADDVVITVSGHHTKRGWAERALQRLREQIAPLGVELNQEKTRVVNTLNGEAFGFLGFDLRRVRRQDRGGHFILMTPKKKARKAVKARVREIIARGGATPAQALVKRINATLAGWVNYFRVGNSSRAFSEVRDYVEMKVRTLLTRRKRRRKRSVGWRRWSNEYLYDVLGLYWDWKIQPLPGVGRGDVKMAGGQQDS